A part of Gemmatimonas groenlandica genomic DNA contains:
- a CDS encoding VOC family protein, whose amino-acid sequence MIRFAAIVPVLRVADVERCMAWYREILGFAVDPFPDVAPFEFCILRRDDAELMLRRAKAPIVRTPASHDWDVYLRLEGGELTALLDHARRRTPLVRGPELMPYGQIEFELEDPEGHRICVSEVLADVTGFPRAVD is encoded by the coding sequence ATGATCCGTTTTGCCGCCATTGTCCCCGTCCTGCGCGTCGCCGATGTGGAACGCTGCATGGCGTGGTATCGCGAGATCCTCGGCTTCGCTGTGGATCCGTTTCCCGACGTCGCCCCGTTCGAGTTCTGCATTCTGCGCCGCGACGACGCCGAGCTGATGCTTCGCCGCGCTAAAGCGCCGATCGTGCGTACGCCGGCCTCGCACGACTGGGATGTCTATCTGCGTCTCGAGGGTGGGGAGTTAACCGCGCTGCTCGATCATGCGCGCCGCCGCACGCCGCTGGTGCGCGGTCCGGAACTGATGCCGTATGGTCAGATCGAGTTCGAACTCGAGGACCCTGAAGGGCACCGCATCTGCGTGTCGGAAGTGCTCGCCGACGTCACGGGATTCCCGCGCGCAGTCGATTAG
- the sugE gene encoding quaternary ammonium compound efflux SMR transporter SugE — protein MLVVAGLLEVVWAIGLKYSDGFRKPVPSAITVSAMIASFYYLAQALKTLPVGTGYAVWTGIGAVGTAIVGVLVFGESRDLGRILSVALIVCGIIGLKLTSPS, from the coding sequence ATGCTGGTCGTGGCTGGGCTGCTCGAAGTCGTTTGGGCCATCGGCCTCAAGTACTCCGATGGATTCCGGAAGCCAGTGCCGTCGGCGATCACCGTGAGCGCGATGATTGCGAGCTTCTACTACCTCGCTCAGGCGCTAAAAACGCTGCCGGTCGGCACCGGATATGCGGTCTGGACCGGCATCGGCGCGGTTGGCACCGCCATCGTGGGCGTACTCGTGTTCGGCGAGTCGCGTGATCTCGGGCGCATCCTGTCGGTGGCTCTGATCGTGTGCGGCATCATCGGGCTCAAGCTGACGTCGCCGAGCTAG